A window from Photobacterium atrarenae encodes these proteins:
- the ptsG gene encoding PTS glucose transporter subunit IIBC produces the protein MNVFSTMQKMGRSLMLPVACMPAAGILLGIGGNAEVAKFLPEIVAQIMTEAGLGVFANMALLFAIGVALGFTKNDGVAALAAALGYLTMTRVLGVVAEGTDTGVFGGVIMGLVAAQLFNKYHSIQLPTYLGFFGGKRFVPIVTSLAACVVAAILAIVWQPIGAGIQSFSEWAAYQSPEVAFGIYGIVERSLIPFGLHHIWNAPFFYEVGEFTTAAGEVVRGEIPRYLAGDPTAGNLAGGYMFKMFGLPAACLAMYMTAKPENKLKVASILGSAALTSFLTGITEPIEFAFMFVAPVLYVAHALLAGSAFVVMILLGIKHGTTFSHGLFDFTLLFGHSTNGWLLPVIGLVYAAIYFLVFTALIKALNLKTVGREDEKEAATEVDTASDGLAKDITEAFGGKANIKDLEACITRLRVTVHDGSKVNTERLKELGAAGVFAKGDNFQAVFGTHSEIIKGQMEALA, from the coding sequence ATGAACGTGTTTAGTACGATGCAAAAAATGGGGCGCAGCCTCATGCTGCCAGTCGCCTGTATGCCGGCAGCGGGTATCCTGCTGGGTATTGGCGGTAACGCTGAAGTCGCGAAATTCCTGCCGGAAATCGTGGCGCAAATCATGACCGAGGCCGGTCTGGGTGTGTTTGCCAACATGGCACTGCTGTTTGCCATCGGTGTTGCCCTGGGCTTTACCAAAAACGACGGGGTTGCTGCCCTGGCGGCCGCACTGGGTTACCTGACCATGACCCGTGTGCTGGGCGTGGTGGCTGAAGGCACAGATACCGGTGTATTCGGTGGTGTGATCATGGGTCTGGTTGCTGCACAGCTGTTTAATAAATACCACTCTATCCAGCTACCGACTTACCTGGGCTTCTTCGGCGGTAAACGCTTTGTTCCGATTGTCACGTCCCTGGCGGCTTGTGTGGTTGCAGCGATCCTGGCGATTGTCTGGCAGCCAATCGGTGCCGGTATTCAGTCTTTCTCTGAGTGGGCCGCTTACCAGTCTCCGGAAGTTGCCTTCGGTATCTACGGGATTGTAGAGCGCTCGCTGATCCCATTCGGCCTGCACCATATCTGGAACGCACCATTCTTCTACGAAGTGGGTGAGTTCACCACTGCTGCCGGCGAAGTGGTTCGCGGTGAAATCCCTCGCTACCTGGCGGGCGACCCAACTGCCGGTAACCTGGCCGGTGGCTACATGTTCAAGATGTTCGGTCTGCCTGCAGCATGTCTGGCCATGTACATGACCGCAAAACCAGAGAACAAACTGAAAGTTGCTTCAATCCTGGGCTCTGCGGCACTAACGTCATTCCTGACCGGTATCACGGAACCCATTGAATTCGCATTCATGTTTGTTGCACCTGTCCTGTACGTTGCACACGCCCTGCTGGCTGGTTCTGCATTCGTGGTAATGATTCTGCTGGGTATTAAACACGGTACTACCTTCAGCCACGGTCTGTTTGACTTCACCCTGCTGTTCGGTCATTCCACCAACGGCTGGCTGCTCCCGGTTATCGGTCTGGTGTACGCGGCAATTTACTTCCTGGTATTCACTGCGCTGATTAAAGCCCTGAACCTGAAAACCGTGGGTCGTGAAGACGAGAAAGAAGCTGCGACTGAAGTGGATACTGCCTCTGACGGTCTGGCGAAAGACATTACCGAAGCCTTTGGTGGCAAAGCCAACATCAAAGATCTGGAAGCTTGTATCACTCGTCTGCGTGTCACGGTACACGATGGTTCGAAAGTGAACACAGAGCGTCTGAAAGAGCTGGGTGCTGCCGGTGTCTTCGCCAAGGGCGATAACTTCCAGGCGGTATTCGGAACGCACTCTGAAATCATCAAAGGTCAAATGGAAGCGCTGGCATAA
- a CDS encoding EAL domain-containing protein, whose protein sequence is MNHASILDLVYNAALLLAMIIIYDIAAGRGHPSLNPVRQLFTGLALGAIGVVIMLTPWEYAPGIIFDTRSVLLSISGLFFGAIPAAIAMVITGSLRYVQGGTAALTGISVIVASGCLGIAWHYLRRRPLSELTVREFYLFGIAVHLAMLGLMLTLPWNVARQVLSSITFPVLLIYPIITVALGMLFTRRLQRDETAEALRENEFLFRSQFDLGNIGIAITHPDKHWLRVNPRLCHMLGYTEQELLQQSWVDITHPDDLEADLAQHQAMLEDRIQGYSMDKRFIRKNGELLYAHMTIACYRIENNIQFFIAGIIDTTESKEAEAQLRAKKEQLAFVLAGSDLGYWDWDIQTNTIQSNERWAKILGADPNGVATDHQFWFDRIHPDDRQRVRQSLTEHLEGCTSQHKIEYRILTKQGQYKWILDCAKVVSYDENGSPLRMSGTQTDITQRKAAEASMQLASMVYQNSNEAMVVTNSHGQIIDTNPAFTAITGYQPDEVQGKSPKILVSRHQDRNIFDNIVNALFADGCWKGEIEQCRKNGTTYTAWLSINSIYNPDGSVQRRVAQFADITEKKESDQIIWSQANFDALTGLPNRHMFLSQLEQEQRKAHHRGDKVALLFLDLDHFKEINDTLGHHIGDELLKAVAKRLQHCVKETDTVSRLGGDEFTVILSGQKNARGAEQVAQRILSQFARPFSLDVETIYISPSIGITLFPEDGTDADTLLKNADQAMYAAKAQGRNNYRYFTASMQEEALYRRRLGNELRQALGSDQLALHYQPIVDLRSREITKAEALLRWKHPELGFIGPADFIPVAEETGIIVELGDWVFRQAARQVAIWRREFHPAFQISINKSPLQFREQGNDIHSWIAHLRSLGLPGQAIAIEITEGLLLDASSTVTEKLLAFRDAGIQVSLDDFGTGYSSLSYIKKFDVDNIKIDQSFVRNLSAGSDDMAVCEAIIVMAHKLGLEVVAEGIETEGQRKLLMDAGCDYGQGILFSMPKPADAFAQLVSTHQEATQRPSDLLV, encoded by the coding sequence ATGAATCACGCCAGCATTCTCGATCTGGTCTACAACGCTGCCCTGCTGCTGGCCATGATCATCATCTACGATATTGCAGCCGGGCGTGGCCACCCTTCCCTCAATCCTGTCCGACAATTGTTTACCGGCCTGGCCTTAGGGGCCATCGGCGTGGTGATCATGCTAACGCCATGGGAATACGCACCGGGGATCATTTTTGATACCCGCTCTGTGTTGCTTAGTATTTCCGGGTTATTTTTCGGCGCTATTCCGGCAGCGATTGCCATGGTCATTACCGGGAGCTTGCGTTATGTGCAGGGCGGCACTGCAGCACTGACCGGCATCTCCGTGATTGTGGCTTCCGGCTGCCTCGGGATCGCTTGGCACTACCTGCGCCGAAGGCCGTTGAGCGAACTCACAGTGCGGGAATTTTACCTGTTCGGAATCGCCGTTCATCTGGCCATGCTCGGTCTCATGCTGACCCTGCCCTGGAACGTCGCCCGCCAGGTGTTGTCCAGTATCACTTTTCCGGTTCTGCTTATTTACCCGATCATTACCGTCGCGCTCGGCATGCTCTTTACCCGCCGGCTTCAGCGAGATGAGACTGCCGAAGCCCTGCGGGAAAACGAGTTTCTGTTCCGCTCCCAGTTCGATTTGGGCAACATCGGCATCGCCATTACCCACCCGGACAAACACTGGCTTCGGGTCAACCCACGGCTGTGTCACATGCTGGGCTATACCGAGCAAGAGCTGTTACAACAAAGCTGGGTGGATATTACCCACCCGGACGACTTAGAAGCCGATCTGGCTCAACACCAGGCCATGCTCGAAGATAGAATCCAGGGCTACAGCATGGATAAACGCTTTATCCGCAAAAACGGCGAGCTGCTCTATGCCCATATGACGATTGCCTGCTACCGGATTGAAAACAATATCCAGTTTTTTATTGCCGGGATCATCGATACCACCGAGAGTAAAGAAGCCGAAGCGCAGTTACGGGCTAAAAAGGAGCAATTGGCATTCGTGCTGGCCGGCAGTGACTTGGGCTACTGGGACTGGGACATTCAAACCAATACGATCCAGAGTAACGAACGCTGGGCTAAAATTCTGGGCGCTGATCCTAATGGTGTTGCTACAGACCATCAGTTCTGGTTTGACCGCATTCACCCCGATGATCGCCAGCGCGTTCGCCAGTCCCTGACGGAGCACCTTGAAGGCTGCACCTCGCAACATAAAATTGAGTACCGGATATTAACCAAACAAGGCCAGTACAAGTGGATCCTCGACTGTGCCAAGGTAGTGAGTTACGACGAAAACGGCAGCCCGCTGCGGATGAGCGGCACCCAGACCGATATTACCCAGCGCAAAGCTGCGGAAGCATCGATGCAGCTGGCTTCGATGGTGTATCAGAACAGCAATGAAGCTATGGTAGTCACCAACAGCCACGGCCAAATCATTGATACCAACCCGGCTTTTACCGCCATCACTGGCTACCAGCCGGATGAAGTTCAGGGGAAAAGCCCGAAAATACTGGTGTCCCGCCACCAGGATCGCAACATTTTCGACAATATCGTCAATGCCCTGTTTGCAGACGGCTGCTGGAAAGGTGAAATTGAACAATGCCGCAAAAACGGCACCACGTATACCGCCTGGCTCAGCATCAATTCCATCTATAACCCGGATGGCTCGGTCCAGCGTCGGGTGGCACAGTTTGCCGATATTACCGAGAAGAAAGAGTCGGATCAGATCATCTGGAGTCAGGCCAATTTCGACGCCCTGACTGGGTTACCGAACCGCCATATGTTTCTGAGTCAGCTGGAGCAAGAGCAGCGTAAAGCCCATCACCGGGGCGATAAGGTCGCGCTCCTGTTCCTCGATCTGGATCACTTTAAAGAGATTAACGACACCCTCGGCCACCATATCGGTGATGAGCTGCTCAAGGCGGTTGCCAAACGGTTGCAGCACTGCGTCAAGGAAACCGATACGGTCTCGCGCCTAGGGGGAGATGAGTTCACCGTCATTCTGAGCGGGCAGAAAAATGCCCGGGGAGCCGAACAGGTCGCCCAGCGTATCCTGTCCCAATTTGCTAGGCCGTTCAGCCTGGATGTCGAAACCATTTATATTTCGCCAAGTATCGGCATCACCCTGTTCCCGGAAGACGGTACCGACGCCGACACCCTGCTGAAAAACGCCGATCAGGCGATGTACGCCGCCAAAGCTCAGGGACGTAACAACTATCGCTATTTTACCGCCTCGATGCAGGAAGAAGCTTTATACCGCCGCCGACTGGGCAATGAACTGCGTCAGGCACTCGGCAGTGATCAGCTGGCGCTGCACTACCAGCCGATCGTTGATTTACGCAGCCGGGAAATCACCAAGGCTGAAGCCTTGCTACGCTGGAAGCACCCGGAACTGGGGTTTATCGGCCCGGCCGATTTCATTCCGGTGGCCGAAGAAACCGGCATCATTGTCGAGCTGGGTGACTGGGTCTTCCGCCAGGCTGCGCGTCAGGTTGCTATTTGGCGCCGCGAGTTCCACCCGGCGTTTCAGATCAGTATCAATAAATCCCCACTCCAGTTTCGTGAGCAGGGCAATGATATCCACAGCTGGATCGCCCATCTCCGCTCGCTCGGCCTGCCCGGCCAGGCAATCGCTATCGAGATCACCGAAGGTCTGCTGCTCGATGCCAGCTCGACCGTGACCGAGAAGCTTCTGGCCTTTCGGGACGCGGGGATCCAGGTGTCCCTGGATGACTTCGGTACCGGCTATTCTTCCCTCTCGTACATCAAGAAGTTTGATGTCGACAATATCAAGATCGACCAGTCTTTCGTGCGTAACCTGAGTGCCGGCTCTGATGATATGGCGGTTTGCGAAGCGATTATCGTGATGGCCCACAAGTTGGGGCTGGAAGTGGTCGCAGAAGGGATCGAAACCGAAGGCCAGCGCAAGCTGCTGATGGATGCCGGCTGCGATTATGGTCAGGGTATTCTGTTCTCCATGCCCAAACCCGCCGACGCGTTCGCGCAGCTAGTGAGTACGCATCAAGAAGCAACCCAGCGCCCCAGTGATCTGCTGGTTTAG
- a CDS encoding DUF808 domain-containing protein, with translation MAGASLLTLLDDIATVLDDVAVMSKVAARKTAGVLGDDLALNAQQVAGVRAEREIPVVWAVAKGSFRNKCILVPAALLISAIAPWLITPLLLLGGLYLCFEGAEKIAEKWQHNPRPEENALLDELAQAEQPEDIVAFEQQKIGGAIRTDFILSAEIIVIALGTVQQASFSTQVLVVCVIALLMTIGVYGLVVAIVKLDDLGLWLVKGSPGRSVRHVLGSGLINAAPYLMKVLAVVGTAAMFLVGGGIIMHSIPHAHVWVEQLSEQLARLPGASWILPALINAVVGLIAGAVVLAGVSMGKRLAK, from the coding sequence TTGGCCGGCGCGAGTTTGTTGACCTTGCTAGATGATATTGCCACCGTGCTGGACGATGTGGCGGTGATGAGTAAAGTGGCTGCGCGTAAGACCGCGGGGGTGCTTGGGGATGATTTGGCGCTCAATGCCCAGCAGGTCGCGGGCGTTCGGGCCGAGCGGGAAATCCCGGTGGTCTGGGCGGTGGCCAAGGGATCGTTTCGCAACAAATGTATTCTGGTGCCGGCGGCTTTGCTGATCAGTGCGATCGCTCCTTGGCTGATCACGCCTTTGCTGCTGCTCGGTGGGCTTTACCTGTGCTTCGAAGGGGCGGAGAAAATCGCCGAGAAGTGGCAGCACAATCCCCGACCTGAGGAAAATGCCCTGCTGGATGAGTTGGCGCAGGCGGAGCAGCCGGAGGACATCGTGGCCTTTGAGCAGCAGAAAATCGGTGGGGCGATCCGGACTGATTTCATTCTATCGGCCGAGATCATCGTGATTGCGCTGGGAACCGTGCAGCAAGCCAGCTTTTCGACCCAGGTGCTGGTGGTCTGTGTAATTGCCCTGTTGATGACGATTGGCGTTTACGGCTTGGTGGTGGCCATTGTGAAGCTGGATGATCTGGGTCTCTGGCTGGTCAAAGGCAGTCCCGGGCGTTCGGTGCGCCATGTGCTGGGCAGCGGGCTGATTAATGCTGCGCCGTACCTGATGAAAGTGCTGGCGGTGGTCGGTACAGCGGCGATGTTCCTGGTCGGTGGCGGGATCATCATGCACAGTATTCCGCACGCCCATGTCTGGGTCGAACAGCTTTCCGAGCAACTCGCCCGATTACCGGGCGCCAGTTGGATTCTGCCAGCGCTGATTAACGCTGTGGTTGGCCTGATAGCCGGCGCCGTGGTACTGGCCGGGGTCTCGATGGGCAAGCGGCTTGCCAAATAA
- a CDS encoding cytochrome c oxidase subunit II yields the protein MAIAIALILIVIVSVLFHFYSPWWLTPAASNWGEIDDALTLTIVITGAFFIGINLLIAWLVIRYRHKPGRKSHYQPENKKLESWLFGLTTIGIAALLAPGLVVYGKFVSVPKDAKFVEVVGEQWKWSFRFPGQDEQLGQTDIRFVSPTNPLGLDPDDPASADDKVILSPELHLPLFTPYKFLLRSKDVLHDFNVPEFRAKMDLVPGTVSYFWLTPTRRGTFDILCAELCGVGHFNMRGRVVVEDDAAFGAWLAIQPTFADTQRPPEAGDVTDLVALGKTLSEVNGCIGCHSLDGKPGVGPTWLGLYGKNERMSDDTLLRVDDEYLRRAILDANAEIVKGYPAIMPIYQFSEQEVNALIAYIKAVSDPSAESE from the coding sequence ATGGCTATTGCCATTGCCTTGATTCTCATCGTCATCGTCTCGGTCCTCTTTCACTTCTACAGTCCGTGGTGGCTGACACCGGCGGCTTCGAACTGGGGTGAAATCGATGACGCCTTAACCCTGACCATTGTGATCACCGGGGCATTTTTTATCGGCATTAATTTGCTGATCGCCTGGCTGGTGATCCGCTATCGCCACAAGCCCGGACGTAAATCCCACTACCAACCGGAAAACAAAAAACTCGAAAGCTGGCTGTTCGGTCTCACCACCATTGGAATTGCTGCGCTGCTGGCCCCGGGGCTGGTAGTGTACGGCAAATTTGTCAGCGTCCCGAAAGATGCCAAATTCGTTGAAGTGGTCGGGGAGCAATGGAAGTGGAGCTTTCGCTTTCCCGGCCAGGATGAACAACTGGGCCAGACCGATATTCGCTTTGTCAGCCCCACCAACCCGCTCGGCCTGGATCCGGACGATCCGGCCTCTGCTGATGATAAGGTGATCCTCAGCCCCGAGTTGCACCTGCCGCTGTTCACCCCCTACAAATTCCTGCTGCGATCCAAAGACGTCCTGCACGATTTCAATGTCCCGGAGTTTCGCGCCAAAATGGACCTGGTCCCGGGCACCGTCAGCTACTTCTGGCTCACCCCGACCCGGCGCGGCACCTTTGACATTCTTTGCGCCGAGCTGTGCGGGGTCGGCCATTTCAATATGCGCGGCCGGGTGGTCGTTGAAGATGATGCCGCCTTCGGCGCCTGGCTCGCCATCCAACCGACCTTTGCCGACACCCAGCGCCCGCCGGAAGCCGGTGATGTGACCGATCTGGTCGCGCTAGGGAAAACCCTGTCTGAGGTGAACGGCTGTATTGGCTGCCACAGTCTCGACGGCAAACCCGGTGTCGGCCCGACCTGGCTCGGCCTGTACGGTAAAAACGAACGAATGTCCGATGACACCCTGTTGCGGGTCGATGACGAATACCTGCGCCGGGCCATTCTCGATGCCAATGCCGAAATCGTGAAAGGCTATCCGGCCATTATGCCGATCTACCAGTTCAGCGAGCAGGAAGTCAACGCGCTGATTGCCTATATCAAAGCCGTATCGGATCCGTCGGCCGAATCCGAGTAA
- the ctaD gene encoding cytochrome c oxidase subunit I, producing MSGYTGSHSSDHPQSFWTKYIWSQDHKVIAIQYSLTAIVMGLIALVLSWLMRLQLGFPGVFEFIDPETYYQSMTLHGMIMVVYLLTALFLGGFGNYLIPLMVGARDMVFPFLNMLSYWFYLLASLILVASFFVSGGPTGAGWTLYPPQAILPGTPGTDWGIVLMLISLAVFIVAATMGGLNYVTTVLQARTEGMTLLRMPLTVWGIFTASIMALLAFPALLVSAIMMLFDKLLGSSFFMPAIMSMGQQTDYGGGSPILFQHLFWFFGHPEVYIVALPAFGIVSDLISIHARKNIFGYKMMVWAIVGIAALSFIVWAHHMYVSGMNPYFGFFFATTTLIIAVPTAIKVYNWLFTLWRGDIHLSLPMLFAIAFISTFIIGGLTGLFLGNVVVDIPLSDTYFVIAHFHMVMGVSPILVIFGGIYHWYPKITGRMLNPAMGHLHFWITFIGTYAIYFPMHYLGILGMPRRYFAYEDYSFIPESAQTLNAFITIAALIVGAAQLMFLFNLAWSLKHGQKASANPWRATSLEWLTPDTPPRHGNWGEHLPVVYRWAYDFSVPGHQEDYIPQTTPPDAPPAGYRSGHDRNCTGSRAIVPNRFKERP from the coding sequence ATGTCAGGATACACAGGATCACACAGCAGCGACCATCCCCAGTCTTTCTGGACCAAATACATCTGGAGCCAGGATCACAAGGTGATTGCGATTCAGTACTCACTGACCGCGATAGTCATGGGCCTGATCGCCTTGGTGCTGTCCTGGCTGATGCGGCTGCAACTCGGGTTCCCCGGGGTATTTGAGTTCATTGATCCCGAAACCTATTACCAGTCCATGACCCTGCACGGGATGATCATGGTGGTATACCTGCTCACCGCCCTGTTTCTCGGCGGATTCGGCAACTACCTGATCCCGCTGATGGTCGGTGCACGGGATATGGTGTTTCCTTTCCTCAACATGCTCAGCTACTGGTTCTATCTACTGGCTTCATTGATTCTGGTGGCGAGCTTTTTTGTCAGCGGCGGCCCGACCGGGGCCGGCTGGACCCTCTATCCACCGCAGGCCATTTTGCCCGGCACCCCCGGCACCGACTGGGGCATTGTACTGATGTTGATCTCGCTGGCGGTGTTCATCGTCGCCGCCACTATGGGGGGTCTCAATTACGTCACCACCGTATTGCAGGCCCGCACCGAAGGCATGACCCTGCTGCGGATGCCGCTGACGGTATGGGGGATCTTCACCGCCTCGATCATGGCCCTGCTGGCATTCCCGGCCCTGCTGGTCAGCGCGATCATGATGCTGTTTGACAAATTGCTGGGCTCAAGCTTTTTCATGCCGGCGATCATGTCGATGGGCCAGCAGACCGATTACGGCGGCGGCAGCCCGATCCTGTTCCAGCACCTGTTCTGGTTCTTCGGCCACCCGGAAGTGTATATCGTCGCCCTGCCTGCGTTCGGGATCGTCTCGGATCTGATCAGCATCCATGCCCGCAAAAACATCTTCGGCTACAAAATGATGGTCTGGGCTATTGTCGGCATCGCTGCCCTGAGCTTTATCGTCTGGGCGCACCATATGTACGTTAGCGGGATGAATCCGTATTTCGGCTTCTTCTTTGCCACCACCACCCTGATCATCGCAGTCCCGACGGCCATTAAAGTCTACAACTGGCTGTTCACCCTGTGGCGCGGCGATATTCACCTCAGCCTGCCGATGCTGTTTGCCATCGCGTTTATCAGCACCTTTATCATCGGCGGCCTGACCGGACTGTTCCTCGGCAATGTGGTGGTCGATATTCCGCTCTCCGACACCTACTTTGTAATTGCTCACTTTCATATGGTGATGGGCGTGTCGCCGATCCTGGTGATCTTCGGCGGGATCTATCACTGGTATCCGAAAATCACCGGCCGGATGCTCAATCCGGCGATGGGCCATCTCCACTTTTGGATCACTTTCATCGGCACCTATGCGATTTACTTCCCGATGCACTATCTGGGGATCCTCGGCATGCCGCGGCGCTACTTCGCCTATGAAGACTACAGCTTTATTCCCGAGTCAGCCCAGACCCTGAATGCCTTTATCACCATCGCCGCGCTCATCGTCGGAGCCGCCCAGCTGATGTTCCTGTTCAACCTGGCCTGGAGCCTTAAACACGGCCAGAAAGCCTCGGCCAATCCATGGCGGGCCACCTCGCTGGAATGGCTGACACCGGACACGCCACCGAGGCACGGCAACTGGGGCGAGCATCTGCCGGTGGTGTATCGCTGGGCGTACGATTTCAGCGTGCCGGGACACCAGGAAGATTACATTCCACAAACCACGCCACCGGATGCCCCCCCTGCCGGATACCGAAGCGGGCACGACCGGAACTGCACCGGATCCCGGGCCATTGTCCCGAACCGATTTAAGGAGCGGCCATGA
- a CDS encoding cytochrome c oxidase subunit 3 produces the protein MMKPDPRTAPNRATPTLSPDGDRAFTPPMQRAPASAGVWLLMAVITVLFFLFTVAYRIRMGLNDWQPMSEPWQLGVSTVLLVLSCVALHLCCRKAALLPSLPACRPLLQLAVGLTLGFVLAQLWVWQQLLAMNIRVGHNPANSFFYLLTGLHGVHVLGGLMALGWVFYHAKYRHSDALYPSLRLCARYWHFLLLIWLFLLGLFRLT, from the coding sequence ATGATGAAACCTGATCCCCGCACCGCCCCTAACCGGGCCACCCCAACCCTGAGTCCGGACGGCGATCGCGCTTTTACCCCGCCCATGCAGCGGGCACCCGCGTCGGCCGGGGTATGGCTACTGATGGCCGTCATCACCGTGCTGTTTTTCCTGTTCACCGTCGCCTACCGGATCCGGATGGGTTTGAATGACTGGCAGCCGATGAGCGAGCCGTGGCAGCTCGGCGTCAGTACCGTGCTACTGGTCCTGAGCTGCGTCGCCTTGCATCTGTGTTGTCGCAAAGCGGCCCTGCTGCCGTCTCTGCCAGCCTGCCGCCCGCTGTTGCAGCTGGCTGTCGGCCTGACGCTGGGATTTGTGCTGGCCCAGCTCTGGGTCTGGCAGCAGCTGCTGGCGATGAACATTCGGGTCGGGCACAACCCGGCCAACAGCTTTTTCTACCTGCTCACCGGCCTGCACGGTGTGCATGTGCTGGGTGGGCTGATGGCCCTCGGCTGGGTTTTCTATCACGCCAAATATCGTCACAGTGATGCGCTCTATCCGTCACTGCGCCTATGTGCTCGCTACTGGCACTTTTTACTGCTGATCTGGTTATTTTTACTGGGGCTGTTCCGGTTGACCTAA
- a CDS encoding heme-copper oxidase subunit III family protein, giving the protein MNSPSPRRGANTAQTGQWASIVNDFSADRAVYPISSFKTMMWLFLLSDIFVFGCFLTGYMAVRITTTTPWPVPSEVFALTIGGQSIPLILIAIMTFILITSSGTMAMAVNAGYRRKRNQAALLMLITALFGASFVGMQAFEWSKLIAEGVRPWGNETGAAQFGASFFMITGFHGLHVSVGVIYLLIVAGKVWRGDYEHHGNYEIVEITGLYWHFVDLVWVFIFAFFYLW; this is encoded by the coding sequence ATGAATTCTCCCTCGCCCCGTCGCGGGGCAAACACTGCACAAACCGGGCAATGGGCAAGCATCGTCAACGACTTTTCAGCCGATCGGGCGGTCTACCCCATCTCGTCTTTCAAAACCATGATGTGGCTGTTTCTACTCAGTGACATCTTCGTATTCGGCTGCTTTCTGACCGGCTACATGGCGGTGCGGATCACCACCACCACGCCGTGGCCGGTCCCCAGCGAAGTCTTCGCCCTGACCATCGGCGGGCAGAGTATTCCGCTGATCCTGATCGCGATTATGACCTTCATCCTGATCACCAGCAGCGGCACCATGGCGATGGCGGTCAACGCCGGCTACCGGCGCAAGCGCAACCAGGCAGCCCTGCTGATGCTGATCACCGCGCTGTTCGGGGCCAGTTTTGTCGGCATGCAGGCGTTTGAGTGGAGCAAACTGATTGCTGAAGGGGTCCGGCCCTGGGGCAACGAAACCGGTGCCGCCCAGTTTGGTGCCAGTTTCTTTATGATCACCGGCTTTCACGGCCTGCATGTCAGTGTCGGGGTCATTTACCTATTGATTGTCGCCGGGAAGGTCTGGCGCGGCGATTATGAGCACCACGGTAACTACGAGATTGTGGAAATCACCGGACTGTACTGGCACTTCGTTGACCTGGTATGGGTCTTTATCTTTGCCTTTTTCTACTTGTGGTAG
- a CDS encoding cytochrome C oxidase subunit IV family protein: MNTSPSHSTEHQQQHPISLYFKVWGLLFVLSTLSYLVDYFHLEGLLRWGLILIFMILKAGLIASVFMHMLWERLALVYTIFLPPLVLLVLVALMVSEADYIFQLRELFFHEAPFIPHASGHK, translated from the coding sequence ATGAACACGTCACCTTCCCATTCAACCGAGCACCAACAACAGCACCCGATCAGCCTGTACTTCAAAGTCTGGGGTCTGCTGTTTGTGCTCAGTACCTTGTCCTATCTGGTGGACTACTTTCACCTCGAAGGGTTGCTGCGCTGGGGCCTGATTTTGATTTTCATGATCCTCAAAGCCGGGTTGATTGCGAGTGTCTTCATGCACATGCTCTGGGAGCGGCTGGCACTGGTGTACACCATTTTCCTGCCACCGCTGGTGCTGCTGGTGCTGGTTGCCCTGATGGTCAGCGAAGCCGATTATATTTTCCAGCTGCGGGAGCTATTCTTTCACGAAGCACCGTTTATTCCACACGCAAGCGGCCATAAATAG
- a CDS encoding DUF4231 domain-containing protein, giving the protein MKRVFYISDDLDDLELVEYELELSGISPPQIHVLTDKDAEVSSHHHLHPVKSFMRNDIVHSTEIGAVIGVGAAVIVLLVAYLSGAVAAVGWLPFIMLAIVMLGFITWEGGLFGIQELHYQFRRFKQVLKSGQHVLMVDVEPSQELTLANVTLAHDKLKPAGTGKAPPHWLISLQNQWAKMKRTMP; this is encoded by the coding sequence ATGAAGCGAGTCTTTTATATCAGCGATGACTTGGACGATCTTGAATTAGTGGAGTATGAGCTGGAACTCAGCGGGATCAGCCCGCCACAAATTCATGTACTGACCGACAAGGATGCCGAGGTCTCAAGCCATCATCACCTTCACCCGGTGAAATCTTTCATGCGCAACGATATTGTTCACTCAACCGAGATCGGTGCGGTGATCGGTGTCGGGGCCGCCGTGATTGTTCTGCTGGTGGCGTATTTGTCCGGTGCGGTGGCAGCGGTCGGCTGGCTGCCGTTTATTATGTTGGCCATTGTGATGCTGGGGTTTATTACCTGGGAAGGCGGATTGTTCGGGATCCAGGAGCTGCATTATCAGTTCCGCCGTTTTAAACAGGTCCTGAAGTCTGGTCAGCATGTGCTGATGGTAGATGTCGAACCGAGCCAGGAGCTGACGCTGGCCAATGTCACGCTGGCCCATGACAAACTTAAACCCGCCGGGACAGGCAAAGCGCCCCCCCACTGGCTGATCAGCCTGCAAAACCAATGGGCGAAAATGAAACGCACCATGCCCTAA